CCCCTGTTACAGGGGGAGAGCCGCGAAGCGGCAGGGGGTCGCTCACAAGGACGGTCAAGGATGGCCCGGCACCACCGCTGCAACCTCAGACGTTTTTGACGGGGCCGGGGCGGGAGGGGGATCCTGCGGCATGGCAATCCAGCACACGAGGTAGGCAACGAGCCCGGGCAGCGGCGGGAAGATCGCGGCAAGTATCCAGAGGATCCGGACCAGCGTCACATCCATGTCGAAATACCGCGCGACACCCCCGCAAACGCCGGCGATCTTTCCGTTGCGGGTACGGCTTAATGGAGGCCGCTCATAACTTCTGTGGATGGGCACCTCCACCGGCGGCTTCGGCGCTCCGCATTCCGAGCAGAAATGGGCATGGTCCTCGACTTTCCTTCCGCAGTTGCTGCAGTACATTTCCGCCTCCTGAATCGATAAACGATGGATGCAGGCAAAAAGTTCCAAAACGTGTATGCTTTGCCGATGA
This is a stretch of genomic DNA from Terriglobia bacterium. It encodes these proteins:
- a CDS encoding PspC domain-containing protein: MYCSNCGRKVEDHAHFCSECGAPKPPVEVPIHRSYERPPLSRTRNGKIAGVCGGVARYFDMDVTLVRILWILAAIFPPLPGLVAYLVCWIAMPQDPPPAPAPSKTSEVAAVVPGHP